The following are encoded together in the Zingiber officinale cultivar Zhangliang chromosome 8A, Zo_v1.1, whole genome shotgun sequence genome:
- the LOC122008457 gene encoding perakine reductase-like gives MEAPSMPRVRLGSQGLEVSRLGFGCYGIAGIFSAPYSEEEANGIIKQVFDRGITFFDTADAYGPHTNEILIGKALKHLPREKVQLATKFGISKYTGNDLEINGKPEYVRACCEASLDRLGVDYIDLYYQHRVDLTVPIEDTMGELKKLVEEGKVKYIGLSEASPDTIRRAHAVHPITAVQMEWSLWTRDLESEVVPLCRNLGIGIVAYSPLGSGFFAGKASVRSLTPGSVLSHFPKFSGDNLDRNKILYFRLTDLAAKHGCTPAQLALAWLLHQGNDVVPIPGTTKIKNLEENIGSLKVKLTEDDLNEISEALPVDEFAGGRALGPFASYVWQLANTPPKIV, from the exons ATGGAGGCCCCGAGCATGCCCAGAGTGAGGTTGGGATCCCAAGGACTAGAG GTTTCGAGACTGGGGTTCGGGTGCTACGGCATTGCAGGGATCTTCAGCGCGCCTTACAGTGAGGAAGAAGCCAACGGCATCATCAAACAGGTGTTCGATCGGGGCATCACTTTCTTCGACACCGCCGACGCCTACGGACCGCACACAAACGAGATATTGATCGGAAAG GCGCTGAAGCATTTGCCGAGAGAAAAGGTCCAACTTGCCACTAAATTTGGCATCTCGAAGTACACAGGAAACGACCTCGAGATCAACGGGAAGCCAGAGTACGTGCGGGCGTGCTGCGAGGCAAGCCTCGATCGCCTTGGTGTGGACTACATCGATCTCTACTACCAGCACCGGGTGGATTTGACTGTTCCTATTGAGGACACC ATGGGAGAGCTCAAGAAGCTAGTGGAGGAGGGGAAGGTGAAATACATTGGGCTGTCAGAGGCCAGCCCTGATACAATCAGGCGAGCGCATGCTGTGCACCCCATCACTGCTGTGCAGATGGAGTGGTCACTCTGGACTCGTGACCTTGAGAGTGAGGTCGTTCCTCTTTGCAG GAATCTTGGCATTGGAATAGTCGCGTATAGCCCTCTTGGCTCTGGGTTTTTTGCTGGAAAGGCCAGTGTAAGAAGCTTGACTCCTGGCAGTGTTCTG TCTCATTTCCCTAAGTTCTCTGGAGACAATTTGGATAGGAACAAGATCCTATATTTTCGGTTAACAGACTTGGCTGCAAAACATGGTTGTACCCCTGCTCAATTGGCCCTTGCCTGGCTTCTCCACCAAGGGAATGATGTAGTGCCCATTCCAG GGACGACGAAGATCAAGAACTTGGAGGAGAACATTGGCTCCCTGAAGGTGAAGCTTACAGAAGATGACCTGAATGAGATTTCTGAGGCATTGCCTGTGGATGAATTTGCCGGGGGTAGAGCCCTGGGACCTTTTGCATCATATGTGTGGCAGCTTGCAAATACACCCCCCAAAATCGTGTAA
- the LOC122011647 gene encoding uncharacterized protein LOC122011647, with the protein MKVQPIDSMGEVAFAPAKPIAKSRLKRLFERQFLRSALVEKAVGSGDGKDHSDDAVSLDAMVFGFFEEGNHEKPPRGRCNCFHSNSEGSDDDDADDDDDDDGERKNAPGTAIPSDAIEAIKGLVFCASMAERNLLADASRILDKARNSKIKGNCTAVLAAGLRSLGYDAAICKSRWDKNPSFPAGEHEYVDAVVGGDRLLVDAGFRSEFEVARPSKTYRAIIQLLPQVFVGQPHRLQQIVAVASEAARQSLKKNGLHVPPWRRHEYMRTKWFSAYHRAAAVEEAEAKDISEEATTAAIEVVGSPWTTVPARPKPGDKFLTGLALALQKINT; encoded by the exons ATGAAGGTCCAACCGATCGATTCTATGGGAGAGGTGGCCTTCGCGCCGGCGAAGCCTATCGCGAAGTCCCGCCTGAAGCGGCTCTTCGAGCGGCAGTTCTTGAGGAGCGCGTTGGTGGAGAAAGCTGTGGGGTCTGGTGACGGGAAGGACCACTCCGACGACGCGGTGAGCTTGGACGCCATGGTTTTCGGTTTCTTCGAGGAGGGGAACCACGAGAAGCCGCCGCGAGGCCGCTGCAATTGCTTCCACTCCAACTCCGAAGGCAGCGACGACGACGATGCCGACGATGACGATGACGACGACGGCGAACGCAAGAACGCTCCAGGAACTGCCATTCCCAGCGACGCGATCGAGGCGATTAAG GGTTTGGTGTTCTGCGCGAGCATGGCGGAGAGAAATCTCTTGGCGGATGCATCGAGAATCCTCGACAAAGCGAGGAACTCAAAGATCAAGGGAAATTGCACAGCGGTGTTGGCCGCCGGACTTCGATCGCTCGGCTACGATGCGGCCATTTGCAAATCCCGATGGGATAAAAATCCTTCTTTTCCGGCGGGGGAGCACGAGTACGTCGACGCGGTGGTCGGCGGCGACCGCCTCCTGGTGGACGCGGGCTTCCGCTCGGAGTTCGAGGTGGCGCGGCCCAGCAAGACGTACCGCGCCATCATCCAGCTGCTGCCGCAGGTGTTCGTCGGCCAGCCCCACCGACTCCAGCAGATCGTGGCCGTCGCCTCGGAGGCAGCCCGGCAGAGCCTGAAGAAGAACGGCCTCCACGTGCCGCCTTGGAGGCGGCACGAGTACATGAGGACCAAGTGGTTCTCCGCTTACCATCGCGCAGCCGCCGTGGAAGAAGCTGAAGCCAAGGACATCTCCGAGGAAGCGACGACGGCGGCAATAGAGGTGGTGGGCTCACCGTGGACGACAGTGCCAGCGAGGCCAAAGCCGGGGGATAAATTTCTCACCGGACTTGCTTTGGCCTTGCAAAAAATAAatacctaa
- the LOC122008459 gene encoding tryptophan synthase alpha chain-like isoform X2 produces the protein MAGVVPKISFPSSPARISGFTSPRWPTCKFTSLSRSTLSRASLSVRRASSASTISDTFSRLKEQGKVALIPFITAGDPDLSTTSEALKILDSSGSDLIELGVPYSDPLADGPVIQAAATRALENGTNFDGVISMLREVIPQLSCPISLFTYYNPILKRGVEKFMSTIEEVGVRGLVVPDVPLEENESLRKEAIKHNIELVLLSTPTTPPERMKEIAQASEGFIYLVATVGVTGARASVNLQLQSLLQEIKEATPKPVAVGFGISKPEHVKQVAGWGADGVIVGSAFVKLLGEAKSSDEGLKQLETFTRSLKAALP, from the exons ATGGCAGGCGTAGTCCCGAAGATCTCCTTCCCTTCCTCTCCTGCTAGGATCTCTGGGTTCACCTCGCCTCGATGGCCGACCTGCAAGTTCACATCTCTGTCTAGATCCACGTTGTCGAGGGCTTCCCTCAGCGTCCGGAGGGCCTCCTCGGCTTCCACGATCTCGGATACCTTCTCTCGTCTGAAGGAACAAGGGAAG GTTGCATTGATACCTTTTATCACTGCTGGAGATCCTGATCTATCCACAACATCAGAAGCATTGAAAATTTTAGATTCTTCAGGTTCGGACTTGATCGAATTAGGCGTTCCCTACTCTGATCCTTTGGCAGATGGACCTGTAATTCAG GCTGCTGCTACACGTGCATTAGAGAATGGAACGAACTTTGATGGTGTTATATCAATGCTAAGGGAG GTAATACCTCAATTATCATGCCCAATTTCTCTCTTCACATATTACAATCCAATCCTAAAGCGTGGAGTTGAGAAGTTCATGTCTACTATAGAAGAAGTTGGTGTACGTG GGCTTGTTGTGCCCGATGTTCCTTTAGAGGAGAATGAAAGTTTAAGAAAAGAGGCCATTAAGCATAACATTGAGTTG GTTCTGCTTTCAACACCGACCACTCCGCCTGAACGAATGAAAGAAATTGCACAAGCTTCAGAAGGATTCATATACTTG GTGGCCACTGTTGGTGTTACTGGTGCTCGTGCATCTGTTAACTTGCAATTACAATCTCTTCTGCAAGAGATTAAAGAG GCAACCCCTAAACCAGTTGCAGTTGGGTTCGGAATATCGAAGCCTGAGCATGTCAAGCAG GTAGCCGGATGGGGAGCAGATGGTGTGATTGTCGGCAGTGCATTCGTTAAGCTTCTAGGCGAGGCGAAATCCTCCGATGAAGGGCTAAAGCAACTCGAAACCTTCACTCGCTCCTTGAAAGCTGCGCTTCCCTGA
- the LOC122008459 gene encoding tryptophan synthase alpha chain-like isoform X1, whose amino-acid sequence MAGVVPKISFPSSPARISGFTSPRWPTCKFTSLSRSTLSRASLSVRRASSASTISDTFSRLKEQGKVALIPFITAGDPDLSTTSEALKILDSSGSDLIELGVPYSDPLADGPVIQAAATRALENGTNFDGVISMLREVIPQLSCPISLFTYYNPILKRGVEKFMSTIEEVGVRGLVVPDVPLEENESLRKEAIKHNIELVLLSTPTTPPERMKEIAQASEGFIYLVATVGVTGARASVNLQLQSLLQEIKEVFNLMSFCHFATPKPVAVGFGISKPEHVKQVAGWGADGVIVGSAFVKLLGEAKSSDEGLKQLETFTRSLKAALP is encoded by the exons ATGGCAGGCGTAGTCCCGAAGATCTCCTTCCCTTCCTCTCCTGCTAGGATCTCTGGGTTCACCTCGCCTCGATGGCCGACCTGCAAGTTCACATCTCTGTCTAGATCCACGTTGTCGAGGGCTTCCCTCAGCGTCCGGAGGGCCTCCTCGGCTTCCACGATCTCGGATACCTTCTCTCGTCTGAAGGAACAAGGGAAG GTTGCATTGATACCTTTTATCACTGCTGGAGATCCTGATCTATCCACAACATCAGAAGCATTGAAAATTTTAGATTCTTCAGGTTCGGACTTGATCGAATTAGGCGTTCCCTACTCTGATCCTTTGGCAGATGGACCTGTAATTCAG GCTGCTGCTACACGTGCATTAGAGAATGGAACGAACTTTGATGGTGTTATATCAATGCTAAGGGAG GTAATACCTCAATTATCATGCCCAATTTCTCTCTTCACATATTACAATCCAATCCTAAAGCGTGGAGTTGAGAAGTTCATGTCTACTATAGAAGAAGTTGGTGTACGTG GGCTTGTTGTGCCCGATGTTCCTTTAGAGGAGAATGAAAGTTTAAGAAAAGAGGCCATTAAGCATAACATTGAGTTG GTTCTGCTTTCAACACCGACCACTCCGCCTGAACGAATGAAAGAAATTGCACAAGCTTCAGAAGGATTCATATACTTG GTGGCCACTGTTGGTGTTACTGGTGCTCGTGCATCTGTTAACTTGCAATTACAATCTCTTCTGCAAGAGATTAAAGAGGTTTTCAATCTCATGTCTTTCTGCCATTTT GCAACCCCTAAACCAGTTGCAGTTGGGTTCGGAATATCGAAGCCTGAGCATGTCAAGCAG GTAGCCGGATGGGGAGCAGATGGTGTGATTGTCGGCAGTGCATTCGTTAAGCTTCTAGGCGAGGCGAAATCCTCCGATGAAGGGCTAAAGCAACTCGAAACCTTCACTCGCTCCTTGAAAGCTGCGCTTCCCTGA